One Conger conger chromosome 7, fConCon1.1, whole genome shotgun sequence genomic window, ttagctagttagctacacGGCTGAAGGGACAATGTAACAAGCAATCTAATGTTACTAAAAAGGAATGTTCAGCGTTTGGCTCGCTAAGGACAATTAGCCAGCTAACTTAGCAAAAGTCAATCTGTCAAACAGTACGAGCTAACGTCAGCCAACTAGCCCAACTATAAcatacctagctagctaacgttacccgTCTTAGTTATatgtagctaacattagctagtagTCGGTAATTTAGCCAAAGAGATAGTGGTGGCAAACGTTTTGCTAAATGACTAACAAATTAATAAGGATATCATTTTCCAAATTTTACCTTGATGCTCGTCCATAATTTCAAGCATTATCGCCCAAGAGGCGGCGTTAGTGGTGCGTTTTCCCCGGCTCTCCGGAGCTGCAGCCCCGGTCGGGGGAAGAGACAGCAACGGCGACGTGTAACTAGGATCACCGTTATGCTTTGAGTTCTCCGCTTTCTAGCTAAGTTAGAGTAACGTTACCTAACGAATCTTCAGCTTGGGCAGTGTCTGTTAATCCAAAAATTGAGAACATACGTCTGCTGACTTGCTAAGTAACGTTGGCAAGTGTCTTCATCCAATATTTTAGCAGACTAGCTCCTAGCTCGTCAGCAACGTATCCTCGAACCCCTCTGCAGATCAAAACAATCTATGAGGGCACTTATCGATCAACCGGTAGCCAGTCACTTCTGTGATGTAGCAGTGACAAAAGCGAAAAAAAGCATGTATTTTAAGTGCGATTCCCTTCTTTCACAGGagataacattagctagctagcgaactAGCGAAAGTTCTGCGCGTGTCTGTCAGCGTCACAATCTTCCATCTGCTTCAAGGGTGGCCCCTTGTGGTGGGTTCGCTGAAGTGCCAACTTACATCTCTGTTAAACGGCATAGTTCTGGAGTGTTGTTGAATGTGGCCATACGCTTTCACGGCTACAGTGCAGTccgaaagtatttggacagtggtacaatttctgtacttttagctcagtactccagcacatttgatgtgaaatgaaaccatAATAATGGGGTTAAAGCGTACACTGTAAGCTTtactttgagggtatttacatccgtattgggtgatcagtgtaggaattacatccctttctgtacataaccccccccccccatccctatGTTCGGGTCACACTGGCAAGCTGTGAATGGAACTGCCTCAGCCTATCGTCAGACAACGATTACTCATATAATTTCCCACCATACACTCCAATCCGACCTCTTGGCTTTCTGTCCCCATGGCACCTGGCAGCTGCTTATTGAGGCTCTTCTCTTCATCTGTCAGTTTTTGAACCTTCCCCAATCATTCAGGAAGGCAGATTTTTGCCTTATCCAAAATCtaaatttattttgcacaatTGAAGCATGCACCTTCAAGGAGGCACATATTTAAGGGTAATCATATCTCAAGTTCTTGTGTTTTCTTACCAAAAACAGCTTAAAATAGAATGAGGGATCTTTTTGTTTCATTACATCCATGACAAGGAAAGTTAATATTCCACAGAGTTGTATTCTTGGGCCTTTATTGCTCACACATTATATGCTGCCACTTGGAAATATCATTCATAGTAATGGCATGTCTTTCCATAGCTGTGCTGATGATagaaaactgtgtgcaagtcaTATTCTTACTAAATGCTTGCCTGGTCTAAAAATGGATGGCACAAAATGTCTccaaattaaattatgaaaccACATGTTCAAAACATTTATCATTCAGTATCTTaagaatatagcagaggattttaaaaatgattattgcTGCCAGATTCCAAGAAAATCACccatgcttttattttaacttgACTGGACTACTTGTGTTGAAGCCATTTCTATGGAAGTCATAATATTTTGAGTTTATTTGCTAAGACCTGAGAAAACCTGTGTTACATATGGAGTTCGAAATTGGAATGTAAACAGTTGACCAGTGATATCTAGAATAATgtaatttgattggctgttagagttagtataaaataatcgAAACCCAACAGCCAGTCCAACAGCCAGAAGCCGCTGGACCTTGGAGCAACAGTCTTTTGACCTACGCAAAACTACGCAAAACTACGCAGAACTACACAGTTGGTGTATAAGAAAAGTAAAGATCCTAAGTttttatactgtatgatttGTAATTCATAAGTAAACAGACAAACGAAGAACTTCGGATTcaagacttttattttctgacgtTTTGTGTCGAGTAAAAAAGAACTTTGAGGTCCTAAGCTAGTGAGTCAGCTTGCTGCACTCACAACTTGTATcttatggtttaaaaaaataagaaataaacaaaattgcGATTCTGTAGGTGTACtggaataaatataaatactgcATCCAGTTCCATACATGAATAGAACTATAAACAAACACGAGACAAATGTTTCCCAGTTTAACTTgataaattcattttaattgtgtgCGCATGAGTACAATACAGCCACCTACTAACAACCCTGATGTTTTCATATGGTATTGGGTTGTAGAAATTCAAAGAGGTAGTCAGCTGAAACTTCTGAGACCATGTAcagagaaatttaaaaaaagcaagacctttttccagaactgtgcaGACTCTTTTCAGCACTACTTGGCAAAATGTAACCTGCCCATCTTGTTTTTGCTGCATAACGTCTGTAGATGTGTTTGTAAAGTCTTCCACAGGGAATAGTCATTGCCATATCCACACCTGCTTCCTGaaaagtgtttctgatctgtcggacaggtgtttggggctttttcttcattatggtgagaatttgtCGGTCATCATCTGTCAAGTTCCTCCTTGGTCTACCAGCCCCTCATCAATGacagctcaccagtgctctctttcttctgaatgatgttccaaacaaattattttggtAAGGCTATTGTGTGGTCCATGTTTCTGATCATATTTCCtgtctcagcctcataatggctgccttgacacaactctggtcctcgtgttgacaaacaccagtaACAGGCTCCgtaggcaatcaaaagcctagaaactgaaagctttcttatacctacaCTAAGACAGTGATTGGATACACCTGTCTAATCAACATAATTAGGAGCATGTTTTTCCCTTCAGTGCTGATTTTGAtctgttgaaaaaaatgttaccTCTTTTCATGCAGTTGCTTGCAATCACAATTAAGCAGTGTGAACATAATACTTATATTCGTCATGGCATACAtggctatttctgacataatgtgttTTAAAACGGTAAATAATTCCACTAAAcatcaaaatagaaaatagaaaataacaaGATTGGGATTGCATTTGTGGttagaacgaaaaccagcataacACAACGTTGCAGCCATAATCCCTGAACAAGCGCTGTGATTTCTCTACACGGAAGTGACGTCAACGCGGCGATGGCGGCTTGCAGTTCGGTTCCGGATTCGCTATGAGATGAGAAGCGGTGTTGATGGCGACTACTTGTATTTTTGTGTCCATTTTTGTGAAGAACAGAGATATAATAGCAGTTTAAATACAGGAGCCAGAAGGAAGTTGTTGTAGTTTATTGACAGCTACTTGGTTAAAACCCAGGTAGTTTGCATGCTAGCCAACTTGCTAGATAGCAACCTTagtggctagctagctactttgTAGCTTactcttttcttcttttatttttgttattaaaattattattatttcccgTAGTTGAACGCGGTTTCTGAGTGGCCATAACATAAGCCACTCTCGAATTTGCTTTGTCCCCTGCTCGGACGTATTCGACACGTCAGTTAATacttttagctagctagctaccccTTGAGGTtctggagggggtgaggggtccCGGCTTTTTGGTCGGTGTCGCTGGCCTGACTGTTGAGAGAGCTGTGCCCCCTCTTCGCGCCCGGTTCCTGTGTCGTTTTCTGCGTTGCTGACGACATGCTGAAGACCCGACAGTGTTTATTTGGGATTCGTACTTTTCTCGGAGTGACGTCCAGAATATGGGGCTTCATTTTGTACATTCTCAGGAAGCACCTACGAACGGTGAGCAAATAAGTTCATTGCTAACTAAGTGCGTATTTCTTCACTTGTATAtctataattggttaatcagaTTACATTAGATGGCTAATACAAGCACAGTTGCCTAGAGCCTCGTCTATTTTCTTGGCTTGCTAAATGCAACGTTAGTTTCTCTATTTGAAACTGCCACCGAAACTAATGCTAGCTAACCTTAGCCACATGCCAGGTTGTTGTAGATGTCTGCACGTCTATGCAACGTGTCATAGACAGCTACATGGAGGCAAAATGAGCAAATCATGTTAAAAGTAAACCTTGACACGAATGACGTTTGATAGCTAGTTGTTGGTACCACATAAGCGAACCTTGCTGATCGAGACCACTGTTTTAACAATCCCAGTACACGGGATGTTGCAGCTAGCTCAGTTCGGCTTTTTTTTTGAGGGCTAACGATAATTTAGTTGGCTAGATTGCGAGCTAATAACAACTTCCACAATATAGCTAACCATTGACAAATTTGCTCAAATGTTTCTAACTCGCTAGGTACTCGAAACGTTGTTGACGAGACTACAAAAGTCTGGCTAGCATATTAGCACCAACAAAACTTGCTAGCCTTGCTATTTAATGGAAGTCTTACCTACTGTTGTCAGGTGCCACGATTGTTTGTTCATGCTTTATTATGATGAGCAAACAACATCACGTGGTCTTGATTTAGCATTGTTATTCAATGTTCcactagattttttttaaaatgtccagTCACGGCTAGCCTCTCCATATCTTCTGTGAGAGTTGTACAACGGCGTTTTGAAGCATATTATGAGATATGTCGGTAATGTTTATGGAGGACCGTTTGTTCAGATACCATGACACATGTGCGTTGTTAAAGAGATGCGGAGTTTCCCAATCAGCCTACGCTACAGGACAGTGCAGGACAGTGCAAACCTGTCCTGTTTTGTAGATCTAAAACAAAATAGGCAAATGCATTGTTTCAATATGTGGAAAAAAGTATCTACTATTCTGATGCTTTAGTGCATACGGGGGATGTAGTAGTTTATATCACAGGGTGGGAGGGCACTGAACTGGAAGTTGTGGATTAAAACAATGGGTGAAACATGGCAGCTGTAGCCTTGAACATGGCTCCTGTATTTATCACAAAATTACGTAAGATTAATATTGGTTAGCCTTGAAAGTCACAACAGATATGGGTGTCTTTCAAACACAATCTAGTTAAACCCAAGCAGTCATTTTAAGAACAAATGTGCCAAAaaactcagtcactcactctgtcattcGCTCAGGGATGCCGTTTCATAGGTTGTTTCCACCCATGTGACACTTCTCACAAGCGTCTGTTACGTGAGGACAGCACCATATACTGGTGAGGAAAATGAAGACCTTATCGGAAAAAATACTAGCCTGGAAATTTGAACTTGCTGCAACAGCGACCAACAGAAATgtcaagtgaaaacaacatgctAAAAAGAATTGTATTGCTTCTGGCAGGCAAATCATTAGTATGCTCTATGCATAAACATCAGCATGTCTCATTGTTCATCCGAGATTACCAAATTGAAGGGATTTAGAGATCTCTTAAAGAACTGAGTAACGTTAGCTCTACGGACAGAGGAATGacctgaaataaatgtattgttaGCTTATCTTAACCATCTTCCTATCAAAAATGCTTGGTTGCGTTAGATGGCTAGCTGGCTATCACTCGATATCACTCGATATTCTTGCCGTTTGCACACCTGACTTGGGTGGCTAGTTGCATAGCTACATTGCTGAAGTCAGATGTTATTTAGCTAGCCACCCCTACGTTACATCAGCTGTATATGTCCGAGTGAATATATAAAGCTAGCTCATTAATCATCTAAAGAGATAGACATAGATAAATGCTCTTCTGctaaccactgttgtaatgcctggttatctgtgttactgtcatcttcctgtcagctttgaccagtctgcccattctcctctgacctctctcattaacagcgtgtttttgccagcagaactgctattcactggatgtttttttgtttttcgcaccattctctttAAACACTAACaactgttatgtgtgaaaatccaagaagattagcagtttctgggatactcaaaccaccctgtctggcaccaacaatcattccacggtcaaagttacttggatcacatttcttcccaattctgacatttgggctgaaaagcagctgagcctcttgaccacatctgcatgcttttatgcatttagttgctgccacaagaaACCAAAATCACCCAGCCAATCTCCCAGGGTCCTTCAGCCACCCACCCTTCAGTCCTGGGCCTTTGACATTCCTGAACAGCTGGGTCTCCAAAAATAGCCGTGAAGAAGGTGAATGGTCGGAGTGAGAGCCAGAAGTGTGCTCACTCTGGTGGTGTCCATTAATTATGGTACAGTGTGGTGAGGTTGTTGGAGAGGGATGAGCTTGGAAAGAGGATTGCATGAGTCATCATTATATGCTCCAAATGAGAGGGGCGTTAATTTTACAAGGGCACACATTAGGGGAAAACATGCCTACCAGAAAATTACTTGGTTGTATTCTTTATGCATTAGTCCCTCCTCACAGGGTTCATATGTCTGATCAGCTTCTTGTACATGTGACATGTCAATGAATTGAACttgaatgaaaaaatatgtattgtatAAATATCTTTGAACCAAATTCCCCCCTTTTTTGCTGCAGATAATCCAGTACCAAACAGTGCGTTATGACACGCTACCTCTCTCGCCAATCTCCAGAAACAGACTCGGTGAGCACCTCTTCCTGTAAACCCATCTTTTTTTGTCCAGGTCAGCAGAGCAGGCTGATCACAGAGCTTCTGCTATTCAGACAGTGGCGGAAAAACCAAACAGAGGGCCTGAAGTAGGTGACAGTAAAGGTCCAGACCTGCTTCccaggctctgtgtgtctgtgtgtgaatgtgtatgtatatgtgtgtgtctgtctgtgaatgtgtactgtatgtgttggtatgtatgcatgtgtgtgtgtgtctgtctgtgaatgtgtatgtgtatatatgtgtgtgtgtgcgcgagtgctggaatgaattaatgaatgaattggaGAGTGAGTGGTTAAGTGAAGTAACTGGGCTCTGATTCTTGCTCTGCAAGGTACGGTGAAGAGGAAAATTCTGGTTCTGGATCTGGATGAGACCCTGATCCACTCTCACCACGACGGGGTCCTGAGGCCCACGGTACGGCCCGGGACACCTCCTGACTTCATTCTGAAGGTGAACCGCGCTGGCCACTGGCCTCTGAGTAGACGCATGCACACATCTGAAGCCCCTTCTCTCACACCGACTCTCATTCACATGCAGACACGCATTACATtcatgcactgacacacacatttcaaagCTGTTTGTTTACGCCATCTCTCtttgacatgcacacacacacacacacacactctatcacatATGACATTGCATACAGACCAGACCAGTCTCTGTCCTATGCACAGGACTTTGGTACAAACTTATCTGCAAGgtaaacacaccttacacaccttGCCTAAAATAGATCAGAGTGTACAGTATCTTGTGCTGCTCATGTTCACATTCTTTCACACAGCTAATTCACCCTAGGTGAACACGATCACTGGCAGGTATTGTGATCGTTCAGTAATTCATAAGTAATCAATatgctctttctttctttctttctttcttaggTGGTAATAGATAAACACCCAGTCAGGTTTTTTGTACATAAAAGGCCTCATGTTGACTTTTTCCTAGAAGTGGTAAGTGAGCCCCTCTGCTGTCTCTGACACAGCTTTCTCAGTGAGATTATTATGTTAATCTATTATGTTAATCTATTTGTGTACCATGCAactagttttgtgtgtgtgagagcgagacttgagaaaaagaagaaagggaCGATGGATGTGTGCTCATCACTGTTTAtctgtttattgtttttctttgcatgTCACTGAAGTTTTTGGATTATGGTTTCCCCACAAGAATAAAGTTTCCTATGAATTAATGCAGTTACTGCCCCAATCAAGACTTTGCATTGACATGTGACATTTGTTATTTAATCATGATGGTTGCAAGTTTATATTGGGTAGACATGCAAAGCCCAAGTTGTGATTGTGAATGGATCCATCTAACCACCTTCTGAGATGGACGGAGACTCATTACTCAGTGTACATACTATCTAGCTGCCAGAAATTGCATACAGTGGACTCTTATGGGTAATTCCAGTCGAATCGACACACTTTTGGACTGCATTGTCACAAGTTTGAATGAGATTTGGCATGCTGATTTTGCCTTTTAAGAAACCCCTGGAACCAAAATGACACTTGTCTCAAATTGTTCATTTGCGAAATATGAGCTAACAAAGTTCGCTCTAATTTGCATGACTTTGACTTGCCCTATATCCATTACTGTAGGTTGTAGAGAAATGCCTCTTATCATGTTATTGGTAGTCTCCAGTTCTATCTCTTTCATGTATATTATGTTCACCCTAAAATGAGTTCTAGTGATTATAATCTTGAAATCTGATAAGCAAAAAAACCTAGATTTTAGaattgattacattttaatcaacaGTGAAAACAATATGGAAAACCAAATGACAACAGAAATGGCGAAACGGTAATTAAAGATGTTGAAATACAATTTAAGAGAAAGAACTAGATTTTCAGTCATCCCACCTCCCCTGGAAAGTCCAAGAGTGTCCTGGAATTTGCAAAATTGCGAAATGTCTCCTGCAAATCAGAAATGCAGGGGAATTCCCCTGGTCACATAAATGCAGAGAACCCCCACCTTCCCAGTTGCATACAGGGCtccggtttaaaaaaaaataaaggatgTCTGTAAAgtcaaaaatgaataataaaaaaacacaacaagacTAATTTGTATTTCTATGCTGTGTAATATATCTTATGTGTAAAGATGTTGTGTAGATTGCATATACTTGCACATTTCTAACTCTGGCCCTTGAGTCCACATCCAGccatggttttcttttctcctgggtaataaGTGTTACTGGTtgaccagactgtcttcacacatgACTCCCAGGTAAGGGGTGGGTGGAAAACTAGGGATGAGTGATCCAAAACCACATGATGCTGCTTCAGATAGGTATTGATATCTTGGCAGTGATTCAAATATCCAAGACCAAATATTCTGGAGATGTTGACATTATAACCAAACTTTGGTTaaaattttatccattttaaaatatatgtttttcacAAATAAGATTTCAAGATTATAATCACTCATAACCtagttacatttcattttggggtgaacATATGTAAAAGATAGAGCTGGTGAAGACCTATACAGTGAAAATCATTTTTCTACAACCTAGAGTAACGGAAATGGGGAAAATCAAAGTCACGCAAATTAGTCCCAAGTTAATACCAAGTCTAGATTGGGTCATTGactgttaaatgttttaaaattgtaAATGACTGTTTCTGTCTTAACAATGACCTCGATGCCATCCCTGCCAGGTGAGTCAGTGGTATGAGTTAGTGGTGTTCACTGCCAGCATGGAGATCTATGGCTCTGCTGTGGCCGATAAACTGGACAACAACAGGGGAATACTGAAACGTAGATACTACAGACAGGTAATAGGCTGTTCTGTTCCTTccatgtctccctctctctctccttcttgccCTCCTCTTTACCCTTATTACTCTGTCCTCTTTCTCTATCCCCTgtcagtctctttctctgtgtatATCCTTTTCTTCCACTGCTGGCCCTGCCCCCTGCTAAAGGTTGCAGGAAAGTTGTTAGCGGCAGGTGTGGTGCAGTTTCTGACCGCTGC contains:
- the LOC133133978 gene encoding CTD nuclear envelope phosphatase 1A-like; the protein is MLKTRQCLFGIRTFLGVTSRIWGFILYILRKHLRTIIQYQTVRYDTLPLSPISRNRLGTVKRKILVLDLDETLIHSHHDGVLRPTVRPGTPPDFILKVVIDKHPVRFFVHKRPHVDFFLEVVSQWYELVVFTASMEIYGSAVADKLDNNRGILKRRYYRQHCTLDLGSYIKDLSVVHNDLSSVVILDNSPGAYRSHPDNAIPIKSWFSDPSDTALLNLLPMLDALRFTADVRSVLSRNLHQHRLW